One genomic segment of Miscanthus floridulus cultivar M001 unplaced genomic scaffold, ASM1932011v1 fs_605_7_8, whole genome shotgun sequence includes these proteins:
- the LOC136532405 gene encoding uncharacterized protein, translating into MRLTNVLMDGGRGLNILYASTLDMIGIPRSSLSPSKAPFYGIIPGKEVMPLGYLKLKMLGPKGVITVKGSFEQAYYCEQDCVAQAATLVAPYVPDGPDHNAGRALAEGAAKAAMVLDRLSIGEASKKGST; encoded by the exons ATGCGCCTCACCAAtgtgctgatggatgggggccgtggcctcaacatactctacgccAGCACCCTCGACATGATAGGCATCCCGCGAAGTAGCCTGAGCCCCAGCAAGGCACCATTCTACGGGATCATCCCAGGGAAGGAGGTCATGCCCCTCGG CTACCTGAAGCTCAAGATGCTTGGCCCAAAGGGGGTCATCACTGTCAAGGGTAGCTTTGAGCAAGCCTACTATTGCGAGCAGGACTGCGTCGCCCAAGCGGCCACACTCGTTGCCCCCTATGTTCCTGATGGCCCTGACCACAATGCAGGAAGGGCATTGGCAGAAGGAGCAGCCAAGGCAGCAATGGTGCTCGACCGACTGAGTATCGGTGAGGCATCCAAGAAGGGGTCAACCTGA